From Flavipsychrobacter sp., a single genomic window includes:
- a CDS encoding T9SS type A sorting domain-containing protein → MKPYIYSLLVSASLFVGISTAQAQSFETEGGDTVRGTVYKNLDLHNNITNKTGANIQIEWKVVAHDFPASWSGGMNLGICDNALCRQNSNNQLLNGSTFTSNDYAPNVKGDFHVQLADYDASTIIPGTYYITVNMKEKGGTYNKNVTFIFSKWTTSVGNINQASDRVNIYPNPANNVINVQFGKYKNIENVSIYNLVGRKMASYNVSSNSSEAKLNIEKIPTGVYFIRLSDSNGNIVTTRRFTHM, encoded by the coding sequence ATGAAGCCATACATATACTCTTTACTAGTTTCTGCTAGTTTATTTGTAGGAATTTCTACAGCTCAAGCACAGTCTTTTGAGACAGAGGGAGGTGATACTGTGCGCGGTACTGTTTACAAAAATCTAGATCTACATAATAACATCACTAATAAAACAGGCGCTAACATTCAAATTGAATGGAAGGTAGTTGCACACGATTTCCCAGCTTCTTGGAGTGGTGGTATGAATCTTGGTATTTGTGATAATGCTCTTTGCAGACAAAATAGTAACAACCAATTACTGAATGGTTCTACGTTTACATCTAACGACTATGCGCCAAATGTAAAGGGCGACTTCCACGTTCAGTTGGCAGATTATGATGCTAGTACTATAATACCTGGTACTTACTACATCACTGTAAACATGAAAGAGAAGGGTGGTACATACAATAAAAATGTAACGTTCATCTTCTCTAAGTGGACTACTAGTGTCGGTAATATTAACCAAGCCAGTGATAGAGTGAATATCTATCCAAACCCAGCTAACAACGTTATTAACGTACAATTTGGTAAGTATAAAAACATTGAAAACGTATCTATTTATAACCTTGTAGGTAGAAAGATGGCTTCTTACAATGTTTCGTCTAATAGCTCTGAAGCTAAACTAAACATTGAAAAAATACCAACAGGTGTATATTTTATCAGACTTTCTGATAGCAACGGTAATATCGTTACAACTCGTAGATTTACACATATGTAA